TTAGTTTGGATTAATTTATGACTTTTGTAAAGGGTTTCCAAATCAGTTCCTTTATTGATTTCACCGTCATAATTTAGAATTCTTGAAGGACATACAATTACAGTCATTTCTTTTCGctacaaaattaatgaataaaaaatatatgtattgtgtaaattaatgtataataatatgaataatagaATTTTTCGAAAAATAATGGGGAAAAAATGTGGTTACATAAATTCTTGAGCctaaagtatatatttttttgagtGGTGTATTATTAGGATATGTGTTTGGTTTTTCAAATATGACTCCACCTTCGCAGTATAAACGAACAACTTTTcctaaaaaatgataattttggagatataaatgaaatattaatgaaaataatggatAAAGAATAGTAAAACTTAAAGATACGTAAATAGTGATAAGGAGATATTAAATTtcttgattattttttatgtaccgttaataattttttcatcagGATTTTTGTCATATTTGAAATCCCAGTATTGGTTTATTATAGTATTGTactaatgaaaaaaaagtatatggataaatataataatgattatttaattttaagttatttttatatgttaaaaTTTGTTGTTATTTTATACCTTAGAGGAAGATGGAATGGTAATATCAAGCCTTCCAATATCCATATTTCTAATtttcttattatataatgtgttttcattttctaaaGGATAGTCCGTGTAATTCTGTACATCAGCATCAGcaagtttttttaaaatatctttagaattttttgaataatgTGCTGCTTCTAGACCTTCAAAAAAGTTGTTATTTGTCTCATCTTTGTATTGCTGATATCTTTGATTGGAAATATTATTGGTGAAAgagatataatttttaatgggtaaaaaaaaaaagtaagaaatgaatttataaaatgataatatgtatatctaataattataaagtCATGGATTTCACGagtatgtatatttatattatatgtatatattttccacgttttcattttttcatacaCTGATGATGGTTTATGGCGGAGGGAGGAGTTTGCTGTACAACTTTGTTCATCAGTTTCGCTTGCAAATGCTACATTTTGCATATATCCTGCGACACTTAAAAGTGTTAAAGCAATCttaatatatcttttattcatttttgtatttgaTAAGTAAagtattaatttataagtTTAAAAACATGTTATATAAGTAgattcaaaataaaagcaaatgaatatacaaggaatatataaaaaattaataattatacaaaaaaaaaaataataaaaaataaaaaaataaatttatataattatttaaacagtaaattttttagggttcagggtttatttttctttgatACTTATAGTATACTTTCATGGATTATTCTGTTTAagatattttcattttccatTACTTCATagtctaatttttttaaaatatttcgtGTTTCACCACCATTgttgtcattttttttgaaattttttttaattatataatttacaaCCTTACTATGTGCATTATTTAGTCGTTGTTCGAATGGATAATCATAATATCTATATAACTTAAATTTGTCCATAATTTTTCccttttctttatttataaaattttttttttattttttgaaatttcTAAGAGTGTGtctaaaatataattatccGGATTTAATAATCTGTTCtctgttttaattttttctttaattatatttataaatgtttttttcgaAATAATTAGCATTCTACcatcctttttttttgtatttaataaatgtgtatcattaaaatttaatagcAAAGAtacatcattttcatttgctatcctttttaatttatctatattatattttaaattatttttgttcatGGCCTCTTTGGTACTTCCAATATTTTCACTATCTAAAAAGTGCTTCTAAATTATAAgcctttaattttaaatgtggtaaaatatattttttaaatttattttttcctttttttgttaGCCCATTATAAATACTATCATTAAACAGATCAATAGAATTCTCAGACTTgatatcaaaaatattccaAAGTTTTTCAACAACACATAATGCAGCATTTTCGTTACTCATTTGTATATCATTCTTACTAATCGATTTCtgatcattttttaattttgttttattaaaattcaTTTCGTTAGGTACATATTCTTTACCTGTTTTACATTCCCTTGGCGGTATAAGTAATTAGTAGAACATACTTTACCCATATAAGACAGTACTAAATGAAAATccttattatatttcactgtatttttaataaataatttaaaatactTAAAAAGTTTAACATATTCTtcgaataaaaaatgtgtgtaATTAGTATGACATAAATATACTATAtcaatatgtttttatattgaaaatgtaaatatatgcagatttttattttttcaaaaataagtTAAAACGGAAATTCGAAgtaaatggaaatatatatgtacaaacATAAGAGAAGGACATGCAAATGTTGGGAAATACAAAATGtgttatattaataatctACACAGATACATAAATTGGttactatatattaaaaatagtgccgaatataaaaaagtaaacGATTAATTTAACTAATTATAAAACTActaattttcaaattatagtgtataactatatttactttaaaattgaaaaagtatatatttcagtattttttcataagaTACATAggtataagaaaaaaagtagTGGTTAGGTATAATAATTAGATAGAGtgatttaatataaattcagATAAAAGTCTAACACCAAAACCTTTTGGTTTTCTATCTTTGAAATTCCAAGCAACTCCAGCAATATCTAAATGTGCCCATGATGttgattttataaattcttTCAAGAATAAAGATCCAGAAATAGAAGATGTTTTACCATATGCAGCCAAATTAGTTATATCTGCaatttttgaatttataGCTTCTCTATATTCTTTAATAATTGGTAACCACCATACTGGTTCATTAGAAGTTTTTGATGATgctaatattttcttaattAACTTATCATCGTTTCCAAAAACACCAGCACAGCTTGTACCTAATGAATAGAACATAGCACCTGTTAATGTAGCTATATCAACAATATGATCAACACCAATATTTTCAGCATATATTAATGCATCTGCTAATGTTAATCTTCCTTCTGCATCTGTGTTTCCTACTTCAATAGTTTTTCCATTAGATGCAGTTATAATATCACC
The nucleotide sequence above comes from Plasmodium vinckei vinckei genome assembly, chromosome: PVVCY_01. Encoded proteins:
- a CDS encoding fam-a protein, which codes for MNKRYIKIALTLLSVAGYMQNVAFASETDEQSCTANSSLRHKPSSVYQQYKDETNNNFFEGLEAAHYSKNSKDILKKLADADVQNYTDYPLENENTLYNKKIRNMDIGRLDITIPSSSKYNTIINQYWDFKYDKNPDEKIINGKVVRLYCEGGVIFEKPNTYPNNTPLKKIYTLGSRIYRKEMTVIVCPSRILNYDGEINKGTDLETLYKSHKLIQTNIDPVEALNKYADNIAGFVIKKDEDNDQVHLTYINAIYDNGNSTEYAYNKRQRDHEYTKILKLAKRIMANEFDYPPRKGV